A genomic region of Streptomyces sp. NBC_00247 contains the following coding sequences:
- a CDS encoding glycoside hydrolase family 19 protein, producing the protein MFRRVMGLLAAAAAVAATVVVLPAGTASAATCAPAWNSSSVYWGGDSASRGGHNWTAKWWTQNEIPGTTDVWSDAGTCGTGGTTDPGTPSTSGFVVSESQFNQMFPSRNSFYTYSGLTAALSAYPGFANTGSDTVKRQEAAAFLANVNHETGGLVYVVEQNTANYSHYCDTSQSYGCPAGQSAYYGRGPIQLSWNFNYKAAGDALGINLLSNPNLVQTDAAVAWKTALWYWNTQSGPGTMTPHNAMVNGAGFGETIRSINGSIECNGGNPAQVQSRINSYQSFTSILGVTPGSNLSC; encoded by the coding sequence GTGTTCCGACGCGTCATGGGACTTCTCGCCGCAGCGGCGGCCGTAGCGGCAACAGTCGTCGTCCTCCCCGCAGGTACGGCCTCCGCGGCGACCTGTGCCCCCGCCTGGAACTCCTCGTCCGTCTACTGGGGTGGCGACTCGGCCTCCCGAGGCGGACACAACTGGACCGCCAAGTGGTGGACCCAGAACGAAATTCCCGGCACCACCGATGTCTGGTCCGACGCCGGCACCTGTGGCACCGGCGGCACCACCGACCCCGGCACGCCGAGCACCTCCGGCTTCGTCGTCAGTGAGTCGCAGTTCAACCAGATGTTCCCGAGCCGGAACTCCTTCTACACGTACTCCGGTCTGACCGCCGCCCTGAGCGCCTACCCGGGCTTCGCCAACACGGGCAGTGACACGGTCAAGCGCCAGGAGGCGGCGGCCTTCCTCGCCAACGTCAACCACGAGACCGGCGGGCTGGTGTACGTGGTCGAGCAGAACACGGCCAACTACTCGCACTACTGCGACACCTCGCAGTCCTACGGCTGCCCGGCGGGCCAGTCCGCGTACTACGGCCGCGGTCCGATCCAGCTGAGCTGGAACTTCAACTACAAGGCCGCGGGTGACGCCCTGGGCATCAACCTGCTGTCCAACCCCAACCTCGTCCAGACGGACGCAGCCGTCGCCTGGAAGACCGCCCTCTGGTACTGGAACACCCAGAGCGGCCCGGGCACGATGACCCCGCACAACGCCATGGTCAACGGTGCCGGGTTCGGCGAGACCATCCGCTCCATCAACGGCTCCATCGAGTGCAACGGCGGTAACCCCGCCCAGGTCCAGAGCCGCATCAACTCGTACCAGTCGTTCACCTCGATCCTGGGTGTCACCCCCGGCTCGAACCTGAGTTGCTGA
- a CDS encoding ABC transporter ATP-binding protein, with translation MTTAISVSALHKSFGRTPALDGLELTVDQGEVHGFLGPNGAGKSTAIRVLLGLLRADSGTARLFGQDPWQDAVALHRRLAYVPGDVTLWRNLTGGEVIDLYGRLRGGLDRTRRDALVRRFELDPAKKGRTYSKGNRQKVALVAAFASDAELLILDEPTSGLDPLMESVFRDCVTGARDRGCTVLLSSHLLSEVETLCDRVSIIRRGRTVETGSLTGMRHLTRTGITAELVAVPDGLAALPGVHGYEARGGRITCQVDTDKLDAVLAALAAAGVRALNCAPPTLEELFLRHYTADGEATDGQATNGQATNGEATNGEAVDNAPAADSVTGHPTRDRDADGTAGR, from the coding sequence ATGACGACGGCCATCTCCGTGTCCGCACTGCACAAGTCGTTCGGCCGGACCCCCGCACTGGACGGTCTCGAACTCACCGTGGACCAGGGGGAGGTGCATGGATTCCTCGGCCCCAACGGCGCCGGGAAGTCCACCGCCATCCGTGTCCTGCTCGGCCTGCTGCGCGCCGACTCCGGCACCGCGCGGCTGTTCGGCCAGGACCCCTGGCAGGACGCGGTCGCCCTGCACCGCAGGCTCGCGTACGTCCCGGGCGACGTCACGCTCTGGCGGAACCTCACCGGCGGCGAGGTCATCGACCTCTACGGCCGGCTGCGCGGCGGACTCGACCGCACCCGGCGCGACGCGCTGGTGCGCCGCTTCGAGCTGGACCCGGCGAAGAAGGGGCGTACGTACTCCAAGGGCAACCGTCAGAAGGTCGCCTTGGTCGCCGCGTTCGCCTCCGACGCCGAACTGCTGATCCTGGACGAACCGACCAGCGGACTCGACCCGTTGATGGAGTCGGTGTTCCGCGACTGTGTCACCGGGGCACGCGACCGGGGGTGCACGGTGCTGCTCTCCAGCCACCTCCTCAGCGAGGTCGAGACCCTCTGCGACCGGGTGAGCATCATCCGCCGGGGCCGCACGGTCGAGACGGGATCACTGACCGGGATGCGGCATCTGACGCGTACCGGCATCACCGCCGAACTCGTCGCCGTACCCGACGGGTTGGCGGCTCTCCCCGGAGTCCACGGGTACGAGGCGCGGGGCGGCCGGATCACCTGCCAGGTGGACACCGACAAGCTCGACGCCGTACTCGCCGCCCTCGCGGCCGCCGGAGTACGCGCTCTGAACTGCGCCCCGCCGACGCTGGAGGAACTCTTCCTGCGCCATTACACGGCGGACGGCGAGGCGACGGACGGCCAGGCGACGAACGGCCAGGCGACGAACGGCGAGGCGACGAACGGCGAGGCGGTGGACAACGCCCCGGCAGCCGACTCCGTGACCGGACACCCCACTCGGGACCGCGACGCGGACGGGACGGCGGGGCGATGA
- a CDS encoding GbsR/MarR family transcriptional regulator: protein MGESAGGTGGSGAGPDSGERPGAGARDGEAVSRFVERFAADMTEAGMQRMASRVFAALLADDDATMTSAELACELRISPAAVSGAIGYLTQVGMVGREREPGSRRDRYRLHHEIWYTTFAGRDRVMTRWEQTLRDGARSLGEGTPAGARLAETAEFFAFVQDEIVTMMERWKARQESRRGAAGPEAGLTADR from the coding sequence ATGGGCGAGAGTGCGGGCGGTACGGGCGGCAGCGGCGCCGGACCGGATTCCGGAGAGCGTCCGGGCGCGGGTGCCAGGGACGGGGAGGCCGTCTCGCGGTTCGTCGAGCGGTTCGCGGCCGACATGACGGAAGCCGGCATGCAGCGCATGGCCTCACGGGTCTTCGCCGCGCTCCTCGCCGACGACGACGCCACCATGACCTCGGCCGAACTCGCCTGCGAGCTCCGGATCAGCCCGGCCGCCGTCTCCGGCGCGATCGGGTACCTCACCCAGGTCGGCATGGTCGGCCGGGAGCGCGAACCGGGCTCCCGACGCGACCGGTACCGGCTCCACCACGAGATCTGGTACACCACCTTCGCCGGACGCGACCGGGTCATGACCCGCTGGGAGCAGACCCTCCGCGACGGGGCCCGCTCCCTCGGCGAGGGCACCCCGGCGGGCGCGCGGCTCGCGGAGACGGCGGAGTTCTTCGCGTTCGTCCAGGACGAGATCGTCACGATGATGGAGCGCTGGAAGGCCCGTCAGGAGTCCCGCCGGGGAGCCGCCGGGCCGGAGGCGGGATTGACCGCCGACCGCTGA
- a CDS encoding adenylosuccinate synthase has product MPALVLLGAQWGDEGKGKATDLLGGSVDYVVRYQGGNNAGHTVVVGDQKYALHLLPSGILSPGCTPVIGNGVVVDPAVLLSELSGLNDRGVDTSKLLISGNAHLITPYNVTLDKVSERFLGKRKIGTTGRGIGPTYADKINRVGIRVQDLYDESILVQKVEAALEQKNQLLAKVFNRRAIEAEGIVEEMLQYAEQIKPYVADTTLILNNAIDEGKVVLFEGGQGTLLDVDHGTYPFVTSSNPTAGGACTGAGVGPTKISRVIGILKAYTTRVGSGPFPTELLDADGEALRRIGGERGVTTGRDRRCGWFDAPIARYATRVNGLTDFFLTKLDVLTGWEQIPVCVAYEIDGKRVEELPYNQTDFHHAKPIYENLPGWSEDITKAKTFSDLPKNAQAYVKALEEMSGAPISAIGVGPGRTETIEINSFL; this is encoded by the coding sequence GTGCCCGCACTTGTGCTGCTCGGTGCTCAGTGGGGTGACGAGGGCAAGGGGAAGGCCACCGATCTCCTCGGTGGATCCGTCGACTATGTGGTGCGATACCAGGGCGGCAACAACGCCGGTCACACGGTTGTCGTAGGCGACCAGAAGTACGCACTGCATCTCCTCCCCTCCGGAATCCTGTCGCCGGGTTGTACCCCGGTGATCGGTAACGGTGTCGTGGTCGACCCGGCCGTGCTGCTCTCCGAGCTGAGTGGACTGAACGACCGTGGCGTCGACACGTCCAAGCTCCTGATCAGCGGCAACGCTCATTTGATCACTCCGTACAACGTCACGCTCGACAAGGTGTCCGAACGCTTCCTCGGCAAGCGGAAGATCGGCACGACCGGCCGTGGAATCGGCCCGACGTATGCGGACAAGATCAACCGTGTCGGTATTCGCGTCCAGGACCTCTACGACGAGTCGATCCTCGTCCAGAAGGTCGAGGCGGCCCTGGAGCAGAAGAACCAGCTTCTGGCCAAGGTCTTCAACCGCCGCGCGATCGAGGCCGAGGGCATCGTCGAGGAGATGCTCCAGTACGCGGAGCAGATCAAGCCGTACGTCGCCGACACGACGCTGATCCTCAACAACGCCATCGACGAGGGCAAGGTCGTCCTGTTCGAGGGCGGCCAGGGCACTCTGCTCGACGTCGACCACGGCACGTACCCCTTCGTCACCTCGTCCAACCCGACCGCGGGCGGCGCCTGCACCGGTGCGGGCGTGGGCCCGACGAAGATCAGCCGGGTCATCGGCATCCTGAAGGCGTACACCACGCGCGTCGGCTCCGGCCCGTTCCCGACGGAGCTGCTGGACGCGGACGGAGAGGCGCTGCGCCGCATCGGTGGCGAGCGCGGTGTCACCACCGGCCGTGACCGTCGCTGCGGCTGGTTCGACGCTCCGATCGCGCGGTACGCGACCCGGGTCAACGGCCTGACGGACTTCTTCCTCACCAAGCTCGACGTGCTCACCGGCTGGGAGCAGATCCCGGTCTGCGTGGCGTACGAGATCGACGGCAAGCGCGTCGAGGAGCTGCCCTACAACCAGACCGACTTCCACCACGCGAAGCCGATCTACGAGAACCTGCCGGGCTGGTCCGAGGACATCACCAAGGCGAAGACCTTCTCCGACCTGCCGAAGAACGCGCAGGCCTACGTGAAGGCGCTGGAGGAGATGTCGGGTGCACCGATCTCCGCGATCGGCGTCGGCCCCGGCCGCACCGAGACGATCGAGATCAACTCGTTCCTGTAG
- a CDS encoding diacylglycerol kinase codes for MSAAEPPGDDGHQLLVVIDPVARRTDGESVRIAKDVLNAGAHAKISLPDTPEEFARALSRRGSRRPVVIGDDHALLRAVAQLHRDRELADSALALVPVGAPPALRLAHSLGVPRGAVAAARTALDGAVHRLDLLVDDSDGVVLGAVDVPAPPSDPGQGTDGTASPAHSGVTAVWDSCVSLVRTLVRPLPPTATTGVTGYRLRVEADGVLLNDLDRAVEAVTVTSLNGGGLAEVVVRASSGETVTAEAKAVTVSGPDFRYRADIELHGPVRRRTWTVWANAWGLMVPAAEAAA; via the coding sequence GTGTCGGCTGCAGAGCCCCCCGGCGACGACGGCCACCAGCTGCTGGTGGTCATCGACCCGGTTGCCCGCCGGACCGACGGCGAGTCCGTCCGTATCGCGAAGGACGTGCTGAACGCCGGAGCGCACGCCAAGATCTCCCTTCCGGACACCCCGGAGGAGTTCGCCCGCGCCCTGTCCCGGCGGGGCAGCAGGCGGCCGGTGGTCATCGGCGACGACCATGCCCTGCTCCGCGCGGTGGCCCAGTTGCACCGGGACCGGGAGCTGGCCGACAGCGCCCTGGCGCTCGTCCCCGTCGGCGCCCCGCCCGCTCTGCGGCTCGCCCACTCCCTCGGTGTGCCGCGCGGCGCGGTGGCGGCGGCGCGGACGGCGCTGGACGGGGCGGTGCACCGTCTCGACCTGCTCGTCGACGACAGCGACGGTGTGGTCCTGGGCGCCGTGGACGTCCCGGCGCCGCCTTCCGACCCCGGTCAGGGCACGGACGGCACGGCGTCTCCCGCCCACTCGGGCGTCACGGCCGTCTGGGACAGCTGCGTCTCGCTGGTCCGCACCCTGGTCCGTCCCCTCCCGCCGACGGCCACGACCGGGGTCACCGGCTACCGCCTGCGGGTGGAGGCCGACGGCGTCCTCCTCAACGATCTGGACCGGGCTGTGGAGGCCGTCACCGTGACCTCGCTGAACGGCGGCGGCCTGGCCGAGGTGGTCGTGCGCGCGTCGAGCGGCGAGACCGTGACGGCGGAAGCCAAGGCGGTCACGGTCTCCGGCCCCGATTTCCGCTACCGCGCCGACATAGAGCTCCACGGCCCGGTCCGGCGGCGGACGTGGACGGTGTGGGCGAACGCCTGGGGGCTGATGGTCCCGGCGGCCGAGGCCGCGGCCTGA
- a CDS encoding serine/threonine-protein kinase — MGRVYLARSESGRTVAVKVVHAQFAVVDEFRIRFAREVAALERVGDAGTAPVIAADTEAALPWVAIAYVPGPSLRTVVGDRRPRRDKPAQDQHGWDQHMGDQRAPDGLTRGGLTQDGLTRDGLGQDGPVQDRPVQDEHAQDGGQRRGAAEHGTPEAKPDARPLPVASVRFLAAGLGRALIHIHAVGLVHRDLKPSNILLTVDGPRIIDFGVARAVETVTDGGLTSTGAVIGSPGFMSPEQVRGEKVTAASDIFCVGAVLAYAATGVQPFGASDSGVHAIMFRIANDEPDLTALPAELVPLVRSCLDRDPGRRPTAEALARSAPARRDGQPEAWLPPELLAVLGSQAARLLDTDTPVPESVDPTPTPPDDRPTPRPTPRAAPRPTPPVPKPEAHPASSPQAQGNGHLRRRSALVAACAVTGLLGSGLALHYYASGGFGSLGGFVGLGESADLAKDDDNTNNTDNTATRDIDARDHGSSDDFGDNGPRPRGNSGPGDVPEVYLGAWEGVLRGAENAPYETRRIEIEQGTRGHRTATYVQVFGERLCVGRSVLVGADEEHIVFDESDVTTGVPAGRCTPVGRQTLAVRSPDVMEWTSGAVHATFRRAAGGPRAVPATFLGHWMRAPEPGPRPRRPYQYDLTVTQGPVGAPLVRYVSRTPKLDFDTGLPAPDPVDCASTARVGGVGGVGGVGGVGGLLIAGPDTLSPVDRSDPDCFSDGSQYLRVDTYQGRERLLVHGMSAVGEDDEPGEYYRVF; from the coding sequence ATGGGACGCGTCTATCTCGCCCGCTCGGAGAGCGGGCGGACCGTGGCGGTGAAGGTCGTGCACGCCCAGTTCGCGGTGGTGGACGAGTTCCGGATCCGGTTCGCCCGGGAGGTCGCCGCGCTGGAACGCGTCGGCGACGCCGGCACCGCTCCGGTAATCGCGGCGGACACGGAAGCCGCGCTGCCGTGGGTGGCGATCGCGTACGTACCCGGCCCCTCGCTCCGCACCGTCGTGGGCGACCGGCGTCCGCGACGGGACAAGCCCGCACAGGATCAGCACGGGTGGGACCAGCACATGGGGGACCAACGCGCACCGGACGGGCTCACACGGGGTGGGCTCACCCAGGACGGACTCACGCGGGACGGACTCGGACAGGACGGACCCGTCCAGGACCGACCCGTCCAGGACGAGCACGCGCAGGACGGCGGGCAGCGCCGGGGTGCCGCCGAGCACGGCACACCCGAAGCCAAGCCGGACGCGAGGCCGTTGCCCGTGGCCTCCGTGCGCTTCCTGGCCGCCGGGCTCGGGCGGGCGCTGATCCACATCCACGCGGTGGGCCTCGTCCACCGCGACCTGAAGCCGTCCAACATCCTGCTCACCGTGGACGGCCCCCGCATCATCGACTTCGGTGTCGCCCGTGCCGTGGAGACGGTCACGGACGGCGGCTTGACCAGCACCGGCGCGGTGATCGGCTCCCCGGGCTTCATGTCGCCCGAGCAGGTGAGGGGCGAGAAGGTCACCGCCGCCTCGGACATCTTCTGCGTCGGTGCGGTCCTCGCGTACGCGGCGACCGGGGTGCAGCCCTTCGGAGCATCCGACAGCGGGGTGCACGCGATCATGTTCCGGATCGCGAACGACGAGCCGGACCTGACCGCGCTGCCCGCCGAGCTCGTCCCACTGGTGCGGTCCTGTCTGGACCGGGACCCGGGCCGCCGCCCCACCGCCGAAGCGCTGGCCCGGTCGGCTCCGGCTCGGCGGGACGGGCAGCCCGAGGCCTGGCTGCCGCCCGAACTCCTGGCCGTACTCGGTTCCCAGGCGGCCCGCCTGCTGGACACGGACACGCCCGTCCCCGAGAGCGTCGACCCCACACCCACCCCGCCCGACGACCGGCCGACACCCCGGCCAACACCCCGGGCAGCGCCCCGGCCGACGCCCCCGGTACCAAAGCCGGAAGCGCACCCCGCGTCCAGCCCCCAGGCTCAGGGGAACGGCCACCTCCGGAGGCGTTCCGCACTGGTCGCCGCCTGTGCGGTCACCGGACTCCTCGGCTCGGGCCTGGCCCTCCACTACTACGCCTCCGGCGGGTTCGGCAGCCTGGGCGGATTCGTCGGTCTCGGCGAATCCGCCGACCTCGCGAAGGACGACGACAACACCAATAACACCGACAACACCGCCACCCGCGACATCGACGCCCGCGACCACGGCAGCAGCGACGACTTCGGCGACAATGGCCCCCGCCCCCGGGGAAACTCCGGCCCCGGAGACGTCCCCGAGGTCTACCTCGGTGCCTGGGAGGGCGTGCTCAGGGGCGCCGAGAACGCCCCGTACGAGACCCGCCGGATCGAGATCGAGCAGGGCACCAGGGGCCACCGGACCGCCACCTACGTCCAGGTCTTCGGCGAGCGCCTCTGCGTGGGCCGGTCCGTCCTCGTCGGCGCCGACGAGGAACACATCGTGTTCGACGAGAGCGATGTGACCACCGGCGTCCCCGCGGGCCGGTGCACTCCGGTCGGCCGTCAGACGCTGGCCGTGCGCTCGCCCGACGTCATGGAGTGGACGTCCGGGGCGGTCCACGCGACGTTCCGTCGCGCCGCGGGCGGCCCCCGCGCCGTTCCGGCCACCTTCCTCGGACACTGGATGCGCGCCCCCGAGCCGGGCCCCCGGCCCAGGCGTCCGTACCAGTACGACCTCACCGTCACGCAGGGGCCGGTGGGCGCACCGCTCGTCCGGTACGTATCGAGAACTCCCAAGCTGGACTTCGACACCGGGCTCCCGGCCCCCGACCCCGTCGACTGCGCGAGCACTGCCCGCGTCGGAGGCGTGGGCGGCGTGGGCGGCGTGGGCGGCGTGGGCGGCCTGCTGATCGCCGGGCCGGACACGCTCTCGCCGGTGGACCGCTCCGACCCCGACTGCTTCTCCGACGGCTCGCAGTACCTGCGGGTCGACACCTATCAGGGCCGCGAACGGCTGCTGGTGCACGGCATGAGCGCGGTCGGCGAGGACGACGAACCCGGCGAGTACTACCGGGTCTTCTGA
- a CDS encoding DUF6332 family protein has translation METGRRSQQDRDEITVEIGYALLSACFLGAVVFAAIAGPAAVWDLSPTIDKILLITGVSVGGVLAVLRVVHVLWQFGERRS, from the coding sequence ATGGAAACGGGGAGACGCAGCCAGCAGGACCGGGACGAGATCACCGTGGAGATCGGCTACGCGCTGCTCAGCGCGTGCTTCCTCGGAGCCGTCGTGTTCGCCGCGATCGCCGGCCCCGCAGCCGTCTGGGACCTCTCACCCACCATCGACAAGATCCTGCTCATCACCGGGGTCTCGGTCGGGGGAGTGCTCGCGGTGCTCCGCGTCGTACACGTGCTGTGGCAGTTCGGCGAGCGCCGGTCCTGA
- a CDS encoding PRC-barrel domain-containing protein, translated as MSENIWGYQPTAGHTAGVDLIGYKVEATDGSIGKVDKHSDEVGSSYLVVDTGVWIFGRHVLLPAGTVRRVDPEEKKVYVDLDKEQIKSAPEFDKDSHLGNPEFFETTGEHYGRHRRI; from the coding sequence ATGAGCGAGAACATCTGGGGCTACCAGCCCACGGCCGGCCACACCGCCGGCGTCGATCTGATCGGCTACAAGGTCGAAGCGACCGACGGCAGCATCGGCAAGGTCGACAAGCACTCCGACGAGGTCGGCTCCTCCTACCTGGTCGTCGACACCGGGGTCTGGATCTTCGGCAGGCACGTACTGCTTCCGGCAGGCACGGTGCGCCGGGTCGATCCGGAGGAGAAGAAGGTCTACGTGGACCTCGACAAGGAGCAGATCAAGAGCGCTCCGGAGTTCGACAAGGATTCCCACTTGGGGAACCCCGAGTTCTTCGAGACCACGGGCGAGCACTACGGGCGGCACCGTCGCATCTGA
- a CDS encoding hydrophobic protein, translating into MVPLLLVLLLAVILFGAGFALKALWIVAAIVLVLWLIGFVARPKGGSHRWYRW; encoded by the coding sequence ATGGTTCCCCTGCTTCTCGTTCTTCTTCTGGCCGTCATTCTTTTCGGTGCGGGATTCGCGCTCAAGGCGCTGTGGATCGTCGCAGCGATCGTCCTTGTTCTCTGGCTGATCGGGTTCGTGGCCCGTCCGAAGGGTGGCAGCCACCGCTGGTACCGGTGGTAG
- a CDS encoding PstS family phosphate ABC transporter substrate-binding protein: MSWFTAENVVAVATAAVGVLVSVGVIWYERRVPAQRRIGYRVQMDTPIGSGVNVRLGLFDETPDMSDATLVLLRIENDGSQSISRDDYTGIDRHGLTVEFGDRTVRGTAVTQPVESGHLMEHFTPAAGMRQEGGLIRLPRVPLNRHQHFKLLVLLTGGEVGSPIRVVGGIRDGDVRVNSAARPDEKPPVFSRAARFITVALTLGVVTLSSIILVLDRTPPPVECAKGSLRVAGSTAFQPAVTELAKLYTQACEGSSIDVDMHGSDAGVRLLAERGASPATVVFSDDPKPGGYPRLSENSRVAVVLFSLVVNDKVRLKDLSLDDVRRIYRGEIRNWNHFPGNPDLEIRLVSRDANSGTRVALQRRVLDGNEPIPTSSRDCRTSDDPKALVTRCELGSTDEVLRTVGSVDGAIGYSELRTGAAAPKGLHRVTIGGKEPSPGKITTNGYPYWVVEYAYTYREPAADSLAARFLDYVNSHGQQALREHGHLPCSAPQAYPLCGDGP; encoded by the coding sequence GTGAGTTGGTTCACCGCCGAGAACGTCGTGGCCGTCGCGACCGCCGCGGTCGGCGTGCTGGTCTCCGTGGGGGTGATCTGGTACGAACGACGCGTCCCGGCCCAGCGGCGCATCGGGTACCGGGTCCAGATGGACACCCCGATCGGCAGCGGCGTCAACGTCCGGCTGGGACTCTTCGACGAGACCCCCGACATGTCGGACGCCACCCTCGTCCTGCTGCGCATCGAGAACGACGGTTCGCAGTCCATCTCCCGCGACGACTACACCGGCATCGACCGGCACGGTCTGACCGTGGAGTTCGGCGACCGGACGGTGCGCGGGACAGCCGTCACTCAGCCCGTCGAGTCCGGCCATCTGATGGAGCACTTCACCCCGGCCGCCGGGATGCGTCAGGAGGGCGGTCTCATCCGGCTTCCGCGCGTGCCCCTCAACCGCCACCAGCACTTCAAACTCCTCGTGCTGCTCACCGGCGGCGAGGTGGGCAGCCCGATCCGGGTCGTCGGCGGCATCCGGGACGGGGACGTACGGGTCAACAGCGCGGCCCGCCCCGACGAGAAGCCGCCGGTGTTCAGCCGGGCGGCCCGGTTCATCACCGTGGCCCTGACCCTCGGGGTCGTCACGCTCTCCTCGATCATCCTGGTGCTCGACCGCACCCCGCCGCCGGTCGAATGCGCCAAGGGCTCCCTGCGGGTGGCGGGATCCACCGCCTTCCAGCCGGCCGTGACCGAACTGGCGAAGCTCTACACGCAGGCGTGCGAGGGCTCCTCGATCGACGTGGACATGCACGGCAGCGACGCCGGGGTCCGCCTCCTCGCCGAACGCGGCGCCTCACCCGCCACGGTCGTCTTCTCCGACGACCCGAAGCCCGGCGGCTACCCGCGACTGAGCGAGAACAGCAGGGTCGCCGTGGTGTTGTTCTCCCTCGTCGTCAACGACAAGGTGCGCCTGAAGGATCTGTCGCTCGACGACGTACGGCGGATCTACCGGGGCGAGATCCGGAACTGGAACCACTTCCCCGGCAACCCCGACCTGGAGATCCGGCTCGTCAGCCGGGACGCGAACTCGGGCACCCGGGTGGCTCTCCAGCGCCGGGTGCTGGACGGCAACGAGCCCATCCCCACGTCCTCCCGCGACTGCCGCACCTCCGACGACCCGAAGGCGCTGGTCACCCGGTGCGAACTGGGCAGCACCGACGAGGTGCTGCGCACGGTCGGGTCCGTCGACGGAGCGATCGGCTACAGCGAACTGCGCACCGGGGCGGCCGCGCCGAAGGGGCTGCACCGCGTCACCATCGGCGGCAAGGAACCGTCCCCCGGAAAGATCACCACGAACGGTTACCCGTACTGGGTGGTCGAGTACGCGTACACCTACCGAGAACCGGCAGCCGACTCGCTCGCGGCCCGCTTCCTCGACTACGTGAACAGCCACGGCCAGCAGGCCCTGCGCGAGCACGGCCACCTGCCCTGCTCGGCCCCGCAGGCGTACCCGCTGTGCGGCGACGGCCCCTGA
- a CDS encoding MFS transporter produces the protein MQALAWTLVGLAYAVLPLMVWWRIARTPLVRTAVALALAVAGGLLVAVQHLWLTGPPRPDAHLVFAAVAPLIVAAGAVWERSQEGTAPDQHTWATRRSGAIGVLGTQFAVTLVASLLYALVLTGASTPAASAVPALPAGLTVESQSEGCGSGNCYRLLTIGSENGLSYQEIVRRLGITHEKCRPNGWLLDRRDLCVGLNTHRTDRVVLYVTLSDLID, from the coding sequence GTGCAAGCCCTCGCATGGACACTGGTGGGTCTCGCCTATGCCGTCCTCCCCCTGATGGTGTGGTGGCGCATCGCGCGAACCCCTCTCGTGAGGACAGCCGTCGCCCTGGCGCTGGCAGTAGCCGGCGGGCTGCTCGTGGCCGTCCAGCACCTCTGGCTGACGGGGCCACCGAGGCCCGACGCCCACCTCGTCTTCGCGGCCGTCGCGCCGCTGATCGTCGCGGCCGGGGCTGTCTGGGAGCGCTCGCAGGAGGGGACGGCGCCCGATCAGCACACCTGGGCGACCCGCCGCAGCGGGGCGATCGGCGTCCTGGGCACACAGTTCGCGGTCACCCTGGTCGCCTCCTTGCTCTACGCCCTCGTACTGACCGGGGCCTCGACACCAGCCGCATCCGCCGTACCGGCACTGCCCGCAGGGCTGACCGTTGAGTCACAGAGCGAGGGGTGCGGTTCCGGTAACTGCTACCGCCTGCTGACGATCGGCAGCGAGAACGGTCTGTCCTACCAGGAAATAGTCCGCCGTCTCGGCATCACCCACGAGAAGTGCCGTCCCAACGGCTGGCTGCTCGACCGGCGGGACCTGTGCGTCGGCCTGAACACCCACCGCACCGACCGGGTCGTGCTGTACGTGACGCTCAGCGATTTGATCGACTGA